A DNA window from Bdellovibrio sp. BCCA contains the following coding sequences:
- a CDS encoding prenyltransferase, whose amino-acid sequence MSELITLSKNSPEFESYLMGTFAKDKRALPLQTLNVNSASETVTFRVVPVESISRPSSLVVFLRTFKARSFLLILVPLFLILTKNIVDQTILDPITTGIATLGVLLAFAAVNLRNDYMDHLKGVDRVLEKSGSRAIQNGWVTAAQVKSSSTILLVLAILCALPIVFAFPVVAIVIALGLAVGLWAQFKKQNSFKYQIGGEFALFLMLGPLLTVGYQLSMGARFDQESFWLGCVWGWLVLFIVHLRNFISILPSVQAGFTNTVNWLGFDKSRRLLAAWWGLFVGFNLVYHLLFAGIYWGVYLSIVLFFLSVTFVYKLKNLSSPIGSELRGVFRSGFQLFLLTIGLWVFECLWYLLH is encoded by the coding sequence GTGAGTGAATTGATCACGCTTTCTAAAAACTCTCCGGAGTTTGAATCTTACTTGATGGGAACTTTTGCCAAAGACAAAAGAGCTTTGCCATTGCAAACGCTCAATGTGAATTCGGCATCGGAGACCGTCACGTTTCGCGTGGTTCCTGTCGAAAGTATTTCTCGTCCTTCTTCACTGGTTGTTTTTTTAAGAACCTTCAAGGCGCGCAGTTTTTTATTAATTCTTGTGCCACTTTTTTTAATTCTCACTAAAAACATTGTCGATCAAACGATCCTTGATCCGATCACGACTGGTATTGCGACTTTGGGAGTTCTATTGGCGTTTGCCGCTGTGAACTTGCGCAACGACTATATGGATCACCTTAAAGGTGTGGATCGCGTTTTAGAAAAAAGCGGAAGTCGTGCCATTCAAAACGGTTGGGTGACGGCAGCTCAAGTGAAGTCGTCTTCCACAATTCTATTGGTTCTCGCGATTCTTTGTGCGCTTCCCATTGTTTTTGCATTTCCTGTGGTCGCCATCGTAATTGCGTTGGGATTGGCTGTTGGGTTGTGGGCGCAGTTTAAAAAACAAAATTCATTCAAGTATCAAATCGGTGGCGAGTTCGCGCTGTTTTTGATGTTGGGTCCTTTGCTCACAGTGGGTTATCAACTTTCCATGGGTGCGCGCTTTGATCAGGAAAGTTTCTGGCTGGGCTGTGTGTGGGGTTGGCTGGTTCTTTTCATCGTGCACTTAAGAAACTTCATCAGCATTCTTCCCAGTGTTCAAGCAGGTTTCACAAACACGGTGAACTGGTTGGGCTTTGATAAATCTCGTCGCTTGCTTGCGGCTTGGTGGGGCCTCTTTGTTGGTTTCAATTTGGTTTATCATCTGTTGTTTGCAGGTATTTACTGGGGAGTTTATCTTTCCATCGTCTTGTTCTTCTTATCTGTGACTTTCGTTTACAAACTTAAGAATCTTTCAAGCCCCATCGGGAGCGAGCTTCGCGGTGTCTTCCGTTCTGGCTTTCAACTTTTTTTACTCACCATAGGCCTATGGGTATTTGAATGTCTATGGTATCTGCTTCACTAA